A window of Phyllobacterium sp. T1293 contains these coding sequences:
- a CDS encoding BMP family lipoprotein: MKRIVLGLLAATAMSVSAYAADNKPALIFDLGGKFDKSFNEAAFHGAEKYTKESGVKFREFEIQNEAQREQALRKFASDGNSPIVIAGFSAAAAIEKVSTEFPDTKFVIIDAVVDKPNVRSVVFNDNEGSYLVGVIAAKSSKTGTVSFVGGMDVPLIRNFACGYVGGVKATNPDAKVIQNMTGDTPAAWNDPAKGGEITKSQIDQGSDVIFAAAGGTGIGVLQKAADLNKLGIGVDSNQNGLHPGKVLTSMLKRVDVATYNAFKDGADGKFTAGVNVLGVKEGGVDYAADENNAKLLTDDVKKAVEAAKADIISGKVKVHNYNTDNACPYKG; encoded by the coding sequence ATGAAGCGTATTGTTCTTGGTCTGCTGGCTGCCACAGCCATGTCCGTTTCAGCCTATGCTGCGGACAATAAACCTGCCTTGATCTTCGATCTCGGTGGCAAATTCGATAAATCCTTCAATGAGGCTGCATTTCACGGCGCGGAAAAATACACCAAGGAATCCGGTGTAAAATTCCGCGAGTTCGAAATCCAGAATGAAGCCCAGCGCGAGCAGGCTCTGCGCAAATTCGCTTCCGATGGCAATTCACCCATCGTCATTGCCGGTTTCTCCGCTGCTGCGGCGATTGAAAAAGTATCGACGGAATTTCCCGACACCAAGTTTGTCATCATCGATGCCGTCGTTGACAAGCCGAATGTGCGCTCGGTTGTTTTCAACGACAATGAAGGTTCTTATCTCGTCGGCGTCATCGCTGCCAAGTCATCGAAAACAGGCACTGTCAGCTTCGTTGGCGGTATGGACGTTCCATTGATCCGTAACTTCGCCTGCGGTTATGTCGGCGGTGTCAAGGCAACCAATCCGGATGCCAAGGTTATCCAGAACATGACTGGCGATACGCCTGCTGCGTGGAATGATCCTGCCAAGGGCGGTGAAATTACCAAGTCTCAGATCGATCAGGGTTCGGACGTGATCTTCGCTGCGGCTGGCGGTACCGGTATCGGTGTGTTGCAGAAGGCAGCTGATCTGAACAAGCTTGGTATTGGCGTTGACTCCAACCAGAACGGCCTGCATCCGGGCAAGGTTCTGACCTCCATGCTGAAGCGTGTTGATGTTGCCACCTATAATGCTTTCAAGGATGGCGCGGATGGCAAGTTCACAGCGGGCGTCAATGTTCTCGGCGTCAAGGAAGGCGGTGTTGACTATGCCGCTGACGAAAACAACGCCAAACTTCTGACCGATGATGTCAAGAAAGCTGTTGAGGCCGCCAAGGCCGACATTATCTCTGGCAAGGTCAAGGTTCACAACTACAACACGGACAATGCCTGCCCATATAAGGGCTGA